From Thermoleophilum album:
GGAGGCGTGGCGCGGGTGGAAGCCGATTCCAGCCACACCGGACTCGGCGGCGAGCCGGCGGGCGAGATCGACGCCCGAGCGATCGCCCGGCACGAGACCCGAGCGCACCTTGCAGGTGACGGGCAGGCCCGACCCTTCGACAGCCGCGCGCGCGATCGCGACGGCCCGGTCGTGGTCTTCGAGCAGCGCCGCGCCGGCCCCGGCGCGACACACCTTGCGCACCGGGCAGCCCATGTTGATGTCGATGGCGTCGGCCCCGGCTTGGGCCACCACGGCCGCCGCCTCGCGCATCACCGCCGGGTCGTCGCCGAAAAGCTGGATCGCCAGCGGGTGCTCGTCGGGGTGAATGCGCAAAAACTCGCGCAGCGTACGTTCGTTTCCGCGCACGATCCCGTGGCTCGAGACCATTTCGGACACCACGAAGCCGGCGCCGAAACGCTTGGCTTGCAGGCGCACGAACCATTTCCCGATCCCCGCCAGCGGCGCGAGCACCAGCCGGTTGGGCAGCTCGAGCGAACCGAGCCGCCAGCTGCGTGCGAAGGGGTTGTTCTCGCTGCTGCGCAAAGCCACGGCGGCGCCCCTCAAGCGGCGCGACGACGGCGCTTGCGCTTGCCCGTGCGCGGCGGCGGCTTGCGCGTGCTGGTTGCGGCACTTCCGCCGGCGCCGCTCGTCGGCACGCCGGCGCTGCCGCTCGACGTCGGCGCGCCGGAGAGCGCGGTCGCTGGTTCGCGTCCGAGCAGCCGTCGAACGGTCAGCTGTTGGCCGAACGACCAGAGGGCGGACGTGATCCAGTAAACCGCGAGCCCCGCCGGGACGCGCGCTACGACCCCGGCGAAGAGCAGCGGCAGCGCCATCACGAAGCCCCTCTGGCCGCCGTCGAGCGCCGTCGCCGCGACCGCGCTCGACGCCAGCTGCGCGACCGCGTAGGTCGCGACCAACACCAGAAGAACGGTGCCGTGCGCGCGGGCACCGAGATCGGGGATGAAGAGGAAACCGGCGTGGGCGAAGAGACCGTCGCGCACCTCTTCGCGCATCAGGAAGTAGAGAGAGATGAACACCGGAATCTGCAGCAGCGTCGGGGCCAGGCTCGCGAGCGGGTTGATCCCGTGCCGGCGGTAGTAGTCGAGCAGCTCGCGCTGCAGCCGCTCGCGGTCGTCGCGGTGGCGCTCGCGCAGGCGCGCGAGCTCGGGCAGGTGGCGGCGCAACTCGCGCTGCGCGCGC
This genomic window contains:
- a CDS encoding tRNA dihydrouridine synthase, which gives rise to MALRSSENNPFARSWRLGSLELPNRLVLAPLAGIGKWFVRLQAKRFGAGFVVSEMVSSHGIVRGNERTLREFLRIHPDEHPLAIQLFGDDPAVMREAAAVVAQAGADAIDINMGCPVRKVCRAGAGAALLEDHDRAVAIARAAVEGSGLPVTCKVRSGLVPGDRSGVDLARRLAAESGVAGIGFHPRHASQQHKGQPDYALAAALCAELDVPVVLSGGLHDEERILRAWREVGADAVMLARGALGNPWLFARLLGRYTGEPSVDEVLDELEYVIAGACEHLGRERADHYLRKFYPWYAERLRGQVPKPERTRLCEAPTVEGALAVVAELRRRFGGGTKQAVSSAAVRAA
- a CDS encoding YidC/Oxa1 family membrane protein insertase, which gives rise to MATLLAPLIDAEAAVLKALHSVGLGWGLAIVGLTVLVRLTLLPIVARQVRAQRELRRHLPELARLRERHRDDRERLQRELLDYYRRHGINPLASLAPTLLQIPVFISLYFLMREEVRDGLFAHAGFLFIPDLGARAHGTVLLVLVATYAVAQLASSAVAATALDGGQRGFVMALPLLFAGVVARVPAGLAVYWITSALWSFGQQLTVRRLLGREPATALSGAPTSSGSAGVPTSGAGGSAATSTRKPPPRTGKRKRRRRAA